The following proteins are co-located in the Urocitellus parryii isolate mUroPar1 unplaced genomic scaffold, mUroPar1.hap1 Scaffold_239, whole genome shotgun sequence genome:
- the LOC144251828 gene encoding COP9 signalosome complex subunit 2: MSDMEDDFMCDDEEDYDLEYSEDSNSEPNVDLENQYYNSKALKEDDPKAALSSFQKVLELEGEKGEWGFKALKQMIKINFKLTNFPEMMNRYKQLLTYIRSAVTRNYSEKSINSILDYISTSKQMDLLQEFYETTLEALKDAKNDRLWFKTNTKLGKLYLEREEYGKLQKILRQLHQSCQTDDGEDDLKKGTQLLEIYALEIQMYTAQKNNKKLKALYEQSLHIKSAIPHPLIMGVIRECGGKMHLREGEFEKAHTDFFEAFKNYDESGSPRRTTCLKYLVLANMLMKSGINPFDSQEAKPYKNDPEILAMTNLVSAYQNNDITEFEKILKTNHSNIMDDPFIREHIEELLRNIRTQVLIKLIKPYTRIHIPFISKELNIDVADVESLLVQCILDNTIHGRIDQVNQLLELDHQKRGGARYTALDKWTNQLNSLNQAVVSKLA; the protein is encoded by the coding sequence ATGTCTGACATGGAGGATGATTTCATGTGCGATGATGAGGAAGACTACGACCTGGAATACTCTGAAGATAGTAACTCTGAGCCAAATGTGGATTTGGAAAATCAATACTATAATTCCAAAGCGTTAAAAGAAGATGACCCAAAAGCAGCATTAAGCAGCTTCCAAAAGGTTTTGGAACTTGAAGGTGAAAAGGGAGAGTGGGGATTTAAAGCACTGAAACAAATGATTAAGATTAACTTCAAGTTGACAAACTTTCCAGAAATGATGAATAGATATAAACAACTATTGACCTATATTCGGAGTGCAGTCAcaagaaattattctgaaaaatcCATTAATTCTATTCTTGATTATATATCCACTTCTAAACAGATGGATTTACTGCAGGAATTCTATGAAACAACACTGGAAGCTTTGAAAGATGCTAAGAATGATAGACTGTggtttaaaacaaacacaaagctTGGGAAATTATATTTAGAACGAGAGGAATATGGAAAGCTTCAAAAGATTTTACGTCAGTTACATCAGTCATGCCAGACTGATGATGGAGAAGATGACCTGAAAAAAGGTACACAGTTATTAGAAATTTATGCTTTGGAAATTCAAATGTACACagcacagaaaaataacaaaaaacttaaAGCACTCTATGAACAGTCACTTCACATCAAGTCTGCCATCCCTCATCCACTGATCATGGGAGTTATCAGAGAATGTGGTGGTAAAATGCACTTGAGAGAAGGTGAATTTGAAAAGGCACACACTGATTTTTTTGAAGCCTTCAAGAATTATGATGAATCAGGAAGTCCCAGACGAACCACTTGCTTAAAATATTTGGTCTTAGCAAACATGCTAATGAAATCGGGTATAAATCCATTTGACTCACAGGAGGCCAAGCCGTACAAAAATGATCCAGAAATTCTAGCAATGACGAATTTAGTAAGTGCCTATCAGAATAATGACATCACTGAATTTGAAAAgattctgaaaacaaatcacagcaACATCATGGATGATCCTTTCATAAGAGAACATATTGAAGAGCTTTTACGAAACATCAGAACACAAGTGCTCATAAAATTAATTAAGCCTTACACAAGAAtacatattccttttatttctaaggAGTTAAACATAGATGTAGCTGATGTGGAAAGCTTGCTGGTGCAGTGCATATTGGATAATACTATTCATGGCCGAATTGATCAAGTCAACCAACTCCTTGAACTGGATCATCAGAAGAGGGGTGGAGCACGATATACTGCACTAGATAAATGGACCAACCAACTAAATTCTCTCAACCAGGCTGTAGTCAGTAAACTGGCTTAA